ttattaagaACAGCAAAATATTTTAGATGATATGATTATATCATTagtttttagggtttttttcTCCAGCCTTTTTGCACAAgatgaggactgtggattttgtccacCTCTTACTTTGGACACACACCAAGAACAGCTCTCGCACATGAACAGGAGCAGCATATATTTACTGCCATTTCTTTGATGTCAATTCAGCATAAATTACAAAATAACTGTTGGGTATATCAGGTTGTTTTGTGGATTGAGAGATTAAACCTCAGACAAAATCACTCACAAGAACTATTAATGAAGTCTGCGTTTAAAACTTTACAACCCCGGACAGTCGTACCATGAAGCACTGAACCAATACGACAGTCTCATTctaaagacaaaagaaaatattaaaaatatttgtttgttctAGACATTGActgagaacacaaacacattcatggttttaaaaagcgagaaaaaaagtgaaagtaaactGCTCATTTCTCAGTGACAAAGCTCTTTTAGTGAAGAAAGCTGAAAGgacaaagactgactgactctgaACATGAACACTGTACTCTGATGTTTCAGGAGGAAAACTGCCTCAGTTATACTCTCAtattagtttcacattttctccatcAGCCTTGAATCAGATCCTGGAATGACgacagaagaaaatatttgatttgttcatcaggaaaaacaactttattcaTGATGTAAACCTTCAGTTTGTTCACACATTTAATCAGTAAAGTCTGTTAAATGACTTGTTCAGTGATTTCATGAACATTTGCTGTATCAAATCTCTCTGGATGATAAAATGATCTGAATCTGCTcaatgatgtttgtgtttgtcatcaTGTCAAACAATTGTACAGAGCTGAGCTTAAGTCCCTCTCAGAAATCCCATGTTGTTGGTGACTATTACAGCACTTCATATCATTTCTCCATATGAACCAGGAATCGGTTTTCATTCAATCAAATGacacaaatgacacatgttGGTTTTTCCAGTGTGACATcaacagaaatgtcaacatttgaataaaataaaacaaaccacaaagGCAAAGATTCAGGAACCACAAGCATGTTCATAATGTTAAGAAATTCAGGAAATACCTAATACCTAATACCTAATACCATATAACTTCCCAAGATGATAAGTGTAGATGATTAAAGTGGCAGAAAACTATTTGAATATATTACAGCAGCAATACAAATATACAAGTCATTACATCTAGAAGAAAGAATAGTTAACTAGTGATTACCGATCTGACACATCTATGGTTCAGCTTTAGATTTGGATAAATAAAACTTCTATGTTGAGGTTTGAAAGATAAAAACATGCAAGACGATAACCGTTTGATTTAACTGTTAAGTTACAGTTTGTCTAAATATTATCTGCCCGCATAATAGTCTAAATTCAGTTACATAGCCCTCACACAATTTACATTATGTTTTCAAATATGTTTGCTATTAGAACATCATATTACTACTACACTCAGACGTgagtgtagtagtagtagtagttttacTTAACTAATCTTCTATGTTTACTTGAGCTTACAGAGCTCAACAGTGGTTCCAGAAAAACCGAAAGCGGTTACATCGTAACAAGAATAAAGCTGAAATCCAGCatagagaggctgagtgaatgtggtctggactctgtggaggagagtcaTGGTTTCAGAGACgctgtagaaggacagaataCCAGCACTGTGATCCAGGTACACTCCTACTCTAGAGGACTGAGAACCTGAGACTGGAGTTTGGATATTGTTGAACCAAAATTCATAACTGTTTTGGGAACAATTTAATGACCAAGATTTGATATTGTATCCAAATCCAGATTCTCTCGATCGCCCTGTTCTCCTGATATTCTTGTATGAGACTGCCACATCAAGTCGacctcctctccactccacctcccaATAACAACGTCCAGTCAGACTCTCTTTGCTCAGGACCTGCCATCTATCAGTAAATCTGTCTGGGTGACTAGAATAAGACTGTTTACTGCACAGTgatattgctcttctgtttccCTCAGATAATAACAGccatgtgtttactgtgtttggaTCCAGTGTAATTTCCTGTGAATATCTTAAGAACTCAGCTCTGGTCTTGGGCTCTGGTTGTGGCAGTAAAACATTCACTTCAGTCACTGCCAGTGAGATGTTTGTCCATTTCTCTGTCAGAATGTCCTGTAGTttatctctgagctctgacacagctgctgtcacatccTCAAAGTACCTCAGAGGACGGATCTTGATGCTGGATGAGTCTGTAGATTCACTGAGTTGTGACAGTGAGGGGTAGTTGTGTAGAAACTGGTTgtgatcctctgtgtgtgagagctgcttcagctcagcatctttcctcttcagctcagtgatctcctgctgcagcttctcctgaaGCTCTTTGACTCGACTCACTTCAGTTTCCTGCTGggatctgatctgctgcttcacatcagaccttcttttctccatcagaCGGATCAGCTCAGTGAACATCTTCTCACTGTTCTCCACTGTTTTATCAGCAGAGCGATTGATAGCCTCCACCTCCTGTTGAagctccttcacatctttctctctgtcctggattctctgctggatttttagtcgactcagctccagctctctctgcctctcagtcctttctgctgcagctgagactgTGTCGTGGCCTTTATGTTcatccacagagcagagataacagataCACTGCTGATCAGTACGACAGAACATCTTCATCACCTCATCGTGATGAGAGCAGATGTTCTCCTGGAGCTTCTTGGAGGGGTCcaccagcttgtgtttctttaatGGAGCCACATCATAATGAGGCTGCAGGTGTTTCTCACAGTAAGAGgccagacaaaccaaacaggactTGACAGCTTTCAGTTTCCTTCCAGTGCAGACATCACAGGCCACATCTTCAGGTCCAGCATAGCAGTGATCAGCAGGAGCAGCTTGGAGTCCagtcttcttcagctcctccactaAAACTGCTAAcatggtgtttttcatcagGACAGGCCTCGGTGTGAAGGTCTGTCTACACTGAGGGCAGCTGTGGATTTCCttctcatcctcttcatcccaGAAGCTTTTAATACAGTTCATACAGTAGCTGTGTCCACAGGGAATAGTCACTGGATCCTTCAGTAGATCCAGACAGATCGAACAGGAGAAGGTTTCCTGGTCCAGCTGAACTCCTTTCTGTGCCATTTCTCCTCTCAGTGACAATGACTGTCTGAGTTTCACTTTCTGAGAACTGGAACTAGTTTGAGCTCTGATCTAAACAtcatgtgtttctgcagtgaatGGTTCCTATCAGCTCTTGCACTTCACCACATGTTGGTTCCACCCATCTTCAAACTGTAGATCTGAAGGGGAGGGAACAAGGAAACATGTGGACAGAGTGGAGCTCACTGTGTTtgagagcaggaagaagagggagggttATCAGTCTTTGACTTATTCCAGGAAGAGGAGCGGTTTGATTCGCTTTACAATGTAAAAACTCAACTCTCCATACTTACTCACCatacacagataaaaacagtaCAAAGTACAAATCAGTGTATAGGTAACTAATCCATTTGAATTCAAGTGCCaacctctttctttttatcaaATCAGAGACAGAATAAGGTTCAGTTGTATTTGGATATAAATATGGTTTTAGCTGAGAAGTGACAGAATTCTCTAAATACAGTGGTACAACAGATGTAACTAAGAAAAAAGTGAATCTTACATTTAAAGTGGAGTTTATCACGTTTCTATTCAGGGAAGTATAGACTTCATTAGAATATATAATAGTTAGATATCAGTAATCTTCTTGCAGCTCTAAGTCAGGTGTGAAGGATTTGACCTCAGCAGTAGAGagcagagaaaggaagaagatGAGGCCCACAGTGAAGAAAGAGACAGTGATCAGCCAGTGTAAATAAACATCTGTTAGAGTTGGTGtttatcagtcagtcagtggtcATCACTTCCAggggttttgttttcaagtttTTATGAAACATAATCAACTTTTGCAAAAATAAtaagttacattttaaattgtaGTGTTGTTGTACCTCTTCTAGTCGTGTCTATGTTTGTCCACTAGGTGCCCACCTTGCCTTAGTTTCTGCCTGTGACAATAACCTACAGCACCACTGAAGATTTAATCAGAATCTGTTCACACAGtcatttactttgtttttcattcagttgTTAAATATCAGTTCACAAGTTCACTGTTCACCAACACACCAGAGAAACACATGTTTAACTGAACAATGGataaacattaatatttatatcCACTGTCTCGGACACCAGGTATAAATAAATGGGTTAAATTGTTTCTCCAAAGTGAGGATtagatgcttttctttgtcacttaTGAGAGCCAATGAAAcatctctgggttttggacttGGTTGGTCAAAACAAGCATTTTGAAGACTTGCACAGAGCCACTGGTGAAAGCCTTCACATCAACTCAGTGGACAGCAACATCAAGGTTCAGATGAGAGAACATCAGGAACAACAGCATTCACACTGAAGGAGACAGGAGCCTCCATACACAGACCAGTATTTACTCTTTGACTCTCATTAACCATTTAAACATAAGCTGGGAGTTATCAGCAACCTGCAACACCAAGCTGTTAACATGCTCTGGTCCAAAAGAAGGAGCACAATCACCTAAAGGAGGTTCTTAAAGCTTGTGGACACCATAACTGTACCTTTGTGAAAATGGCTGCAAAATCCAGGGAGAACACCACCACTGTGAGTGGTGAGGAAAAGAAGAATCATCATGATTCAATGTGTCTGGGGTATCTGAGAAACTCGGAGGATCTTCAACAAGCACCTCATCACTGCTTTTTTCAAACCcagcaacacagtaaaaaagaaaCCGGTCCATCCAAAAAGACCGTACACACAGGATGTAGGACAATGCAATGAGGAATACACTGCCCTATATATCAACGAAACAACCATTGAACAAGACGTGAAGGCCGAGTCCTCAGGTCAAGATTCAGTAGTTTACCTACACTTGAGGGATGATGGACACTCCTTTGAGGACAACGAAGTACATGTTTTTGATAGGGAGGAGAGGCGGTTTGAAAGACTGAAGGAGGCCACCctcaacagaggaggaggccagCACCACTTATCCCCCACCTGCAACACTGTCCATTCATCCCTACCCAGGAGATTTAACAGCCAATCACACACAGGTGACTCCAAAGACTCTGACATCTGCCAACAACAAGCCAGGAGCACTAATGAACCAAGTGACGTCCATGGTCTTGATAATGGCCAGGTTAAATACCAGCGTCAGCATCAGTCTGTCggaactgaagaagccttttggatgagaggtggaACATTTTCAGGTATCTACAACCAAGCCGTCCTCCAGTTTCCCTCGGTCCAACCCTTCTTGGATTCTTAGTCTTTTTGATCTTTTTCCATCAATTATTCTTCTCCCCCCTCTGTGTCTCCAGGCCTGGACTGAGCCTGCTGAAAGTGCCCATAATGCATTTAGGTTGAAGTCCACAAATACACCATTATTGATGCAAACCAATTTGAATCCTTGCTTTTTGTGGGGGTGGGGCCCCACATTAGTTTTTGAAACGCAAGACGCTCAACGCTGCAAAATTTTAACAAATCatctgtatttacatttacatcacaAAAAACGACCAAAACCAACGTTTAATCAGACTGACGAACATACTTGCATCAGTGGGACAAACTGTCTCATGTAAGCAGAAACGAACGACAACATTTTGACACCGATCAGGTGTGGACTCATCCCAGCCTGGTGGACCCTGTCCGCTCGTGGCACGAGATGCCAGTGTGAGTTTGCGCGTGCACTCTTCCTGCTCCAGCCCAGGACGCGTCGGGAGGGCGCACCGGAGTCAGTTTGCTCCAGCCTCCTGAAGTGGTCGGTCGCTGCTGGTTGCAGGGAGTGGCGTCTATAGCAGCAGGGGTTTTTTGGAGATTCCAACCGTTACTTTCTCGGCTCCTGACATTTCCGTGACGAcaagtcagagagagaacatagagaggtggagaaagagatgaagtAAGGAGCAAAGATCTGGAGGAACTGATTGGGATTTTCTTTGAGACAGTTTTCGGTTATTTTGGGGGTTTGGGACATAAACCCCCTTTGACACTTTCTCGCCTCcgtgtgtctttttttccttctttcttttacaGATTGTCTGTGTTGTACAATCTAACAAGGATGTGGAGTGGATCGCTGTTGTTCCTTTTCACCCAAGTCATCTTGGTTTCCTCGTTGGCTCCGAATGGTAGGTGATGACTGTTTGAATGCATGTGGTTGTATATTGATCCATTTTGCACCATTGTTACTCTCACCTGTTGTGCCTCGGTCTCCCCTTTGAGACCACGTTTAGACCAGGTAttcaaccctaaccctgctGCTGTTACCGTCACCGTGAATAAGAACTAAGGATATTATACAAAATACAGTAACAAgattaatgaaaaaatgaaaaataaatgaagtatTTTAGCCATACCAAAAAATGTACAAAGTATCTTACAATCGCTACAAACTGACAATTTAATATCACAGATCACAATATCATACAAGCAATTTAATAAATTATTCATTGAGAAAATGTAATGCGATCGTCAGGAGCGGCAGAACCCAACCCGCCTCACTTTATTCCACTCACTGACTGAACAACTTTCCGTCTTTTCCAATGCTGCAGATAGCTGCGGGTGGAATATAACCCTTGAGACAGACGCGGTGAGCTATGTAACCACCGCCGGTTATCCCATGGAATATCCGCCCTCCCAGCACTGCACATGGGTGGTAACCGCTCCTCAGCCGGATAATAAGATCCGCATCATCTTCAATCCGTTTTTTGATCTGGAGGACACAGACTGCAAGTAAGAGTTCATTCCTCACTCTAACTCTCCTCCGCTGACATGAAGTCATAAAGGTTTGGAAGCACTGATCAGTTcaacagtctgtcagtctgcttACCGTCGTGATTCCCGGtccctcatcatcatcaagacacaggttttaaaaataatcGTCAATATTGATGCAACGGTAGCGAGATATCTTGACTTATTCTCCTCTATGGGTCAAGCTGTTTATTCTACGCTTACACGCTTTAGTGCAGCTTACACTTCAgttgcacatacacatatactgtCAAGAAACAAAAGTTCGAAgccagatatatatataaacaagtTCTGAGGTTTTGGCCTCAAATGATTTTTCAAAGTCTTGTAAACTGACTTTTTGGACAGATAAATTTGTCTCAGACACAATTCATATGCATGTgttcagcaaatgtttgcattcaaataaaaagtcataaaacattgtaaaagaaacaaacagcagtagcTGTAGTAggacaacactaaagcttcagtaaACATCAGCCCAAACCTAAACCTGtatgttctctctcctcctacAGCCATGACTATGTTGAGGTTTACGATGGCGGTGACGAGCTTTCACCCAGGATGGGAAAGTTTTGCGGGAGGGTCGCACCGCCCATGATCATCTCCAGTGGCAGCCAACTCCTCATCAAGTTTGTCACTGACGATGAGAACAACGGGGCAGGATTCTCTATTAAGCTTAAGAGCTTCAAATCAAGTGTGTAGTGATCCGTGGTTTCATTATATAACTGTTGATATAACTGTCCAATTGACAACTGTGTCTATCCAAACATTTCTTAACAAGATACATCAGTATCTTCTCCCCTCACAGTTGAATATTCCAGAAACTTCACGGTTATATGTGGCACTATGATTGCATAATCTGACATAACCATCGcaaaagacaataaaaataGTGCAGTCTGATCTGGGCATTAGTCACTGTGTTCAAACATTCCTTGACACTTTAAAAACTCATCTCGTCATCAGTCTCTTCTCCCCTTACAGCATCACAATGTTCCAGAAACTTCACAGATCCCCAGGGTGTGATCACAACACCGCTCTTCCCCAAGAAGTACCCCAACAACCTGAACTGCACCTTCATGATCTTGGCCCCCGAGACATCAGAGATCGTACTGGAGTTCGACAGCTTCGACATGGAGGGCGACCCCTTGCTACTGCCAGGCCCCAAATGCCAATACGACTGGCTGGATATCTGGGACGGCCTCCCTGAAGGTGAGGACAGGATTTGGATCAGGCTGAGATCGAAGAGAGAAATGGATGAAATGTTGATTAAAATCTGAGAGGGTAGAACATGAGCTGGCTGATTATACAAGCtataaaaactgattaaaagCAGGT
The DNA window shown above is from Lates calcarifer isolate ASB-BC8 linkage group LG4, TLL_Latcal_v3, whole genome shotgun sequence and carries:
- the LOC108884762 gene encoding tripartite motif-containing protein 16, with amino-acid sequence MAQKGVQLDQETFSCSICLDLLKDPVTIPCGHSYCMNCIKSFWDEEDEKEIHSCPQCRQTFTPRPVLMKNTMLAVLVEELKKTGLQAAPADHCYAGPEDVACDVCTGRKLKAVKSCLVCLASYCEKHLQPHYDVAPLKKHKLVDPSKKLQENICSHHDEVMKMFCRTDQQCICYLCSVDEHKGHDTVSAAAERTERQRELELSRLKIQQRIQDREKDVKELQQEVEAINRSADKTVENSEKMFTELIRLMEKRRSDVKQQIRSQQETEVSRVKELQEKLQQEITELKRKDAELKQLSHTEDHNQFLHNYPSLSQLSESTDSSSIKIRPLRYFEDVTAAVSELRDKLQDILTEKWTNISLAVTEVNVLLPQPEPKTRAEFLRYSQEITLDPNTVNTWLLLSEGNRRAISLCSKQSYSSHPDRFTDRWQVLSKESLTGRCYWEVEWRGGRLDVAVSYKNIRRTGRSRESGFGYNIKSWSLNCSQNSYEFWFNNIQTPVSGSQSSRVGVYLDHSAGILSFYSVSETMTLLHRVQTTFTQPLYAGFQLYSCYDVTAFGFSGTTVELCKLK